aagtaaaaaaaaaattatttgctattaattagatttttattttttgagtatttgaattttatttaattaatttgaaacttttagtattgattattttcttattcttttaaaatgttttttttttaatttataaggatttaattatcaatttttttttaaaaaattagtcttaataaaaaggacacaatttggtagtggtcaaagtttgcggacaaaatttctaattattctacacatagCACTCCCACATCAAGAGACAAAATGAtacatcatcaatctgttagccacttaggacgaaatctaacagaagtctcatattttagtaacgtgcatagttcgggaGAATTTTTAACATCATAAATCATTCAAGGGACACAATCATACAATGGTCATAGTTCGGGtcacaaaaataatatttattctaAACCATAACATTTATTCCTTAGATATCATGGTGCATGCCACCTTTTACTCTTCCCCAAAATAAGTTAGTTTGAGAAATGATAAAGAGCAACATAGATCACGTGCGGCTACACTAGTCTTAATAGAAAAACGAGTAAGGGCAATTTCGTCCGACAAAAATAACTGTAGCATCGTAAATTGAACTAGCTTCCAAAGAGAACAAAACACTGAGCTGATAAAGATAGATATATACGTTTGAAACCGGATCACACAAAATCTCACTAATAAGTCACATTTTCAAATCTGAAACGGTCACAACCACATTTAAAATAACAGGAGAAGAGCTGAGCTTCTCTGATCCAAAAATGGCAGCTCCTTATCAACCGagtctacttcttcttcttcttctttttcttttctcagTCTTTCTTTCCTCGTTTGAAGCTTCTGTTTCAGCCATAAGACCAGGCTTCCTCTACATCAGAACCACCCCAAGATGCACTCCCAAGTgagtttctttttctcttttcttttattCAACTCGGCCGAGTTACGAGGGAGCTGACTCGGGTGTTATGGTTGTGGTGGTTACAGGTACTGGGGCAGCCGAAGAGAGGCGTGGCCGAAGATGGTGCCGCAGACTTCGACGGTGTCGAAGGTGTTTGGTTCGAGAGCTCGCGAACGGTTCAGATCTGATCTGACTTTGCTGGAAGCAACGGTCAGGAACGACCGGGGCGACTCTTTCCGTGGGCTGCTGAAGCAGGCAACCGCGGCTCTGCTCAACTCTTACTCAAGAAAGGGGTTTTCGTACACTCCTTGGGCGGTGAAGACTCTCGTTATCAAAGCACTGGTTTCTGAAGATGCTGCGGCCCTTCAGGCCCAACACTTCTCTATTGCCAATGAGGCTTGCAATTAATGGGCCGAATTTTGGCCCATGCGGCCCAATAGAAATGTGCCTTCTAGTTTCGTACATATCGTGCGTTGTTTAGATTTTTGGTAATTATGATGATGAAAATATTTGTGAAGTTCTTTGTTTCTTGAGAATTTCAATATAATTAGCTGATTGAATCTGTCTACGTTGATTTTATTTATGACATTTATTTGCTTCTTCTTCTCTCTTGAAATTTGTCATTTGCGTAACTTGAAATTACTcgaattatttttccaaaataaaataacattttgTTCTAATCTCGTGTCAAGTACCAAACTAACCTCACACTTTAGGCCTGTCACAAAATGGGGTTCTAATTTATGTCGACATTTCATACAGCATAGGACGAAAACTATCCTAATAATTCAGGATTAGAATGTTACAAAATCATTGA
The genomic region above belongs to Humulus lupulus chromosome 1, drHumLupu1.1, whole genome shotgun sequence and contains:
- the LOC133805667 gene encoding uncharacterized protein LOC133805667 — translated: MAAPYQPSLLLLLLLFLFSVFLSSFEASVSAIRPGFLYIRTTPRCTPKYWGSRREAWPKMVPQTSTVSKVFGSRARERFRSDLTLLEATVRNDRGDSFRGLLKQATAALLNSYSRKGFSYTPWAVKTLVIKALVSEDAAALQAQHFSIANEACN